The Lutzomyia longipalpis isolate SR_M1_2022 chromosome 2, ASM2433408v1 DNA window agtcAGAAAATAGGAATACTTTTCCTCGaagctaaaattaaaaaaacgaaagtcagacgttaaaaaaaaacattaaagttataaaaaaggaacgtcaaacgtaTGAAAAGGGACGTCAgactttggaaaattctataaGAAACAAATGTCAGTGGTTAGAAAAGAGACGTCAaacgtattaaaaaaaaactcctgatATTGAAAAAAGCGTCaaacaaacgtcaaaagttagaaaaaatttaaatattaaaaaaaaaacaagtaaaaCATTAGAAAGAGACGTCAAATAcgtatatttaatttaaatttaatattaatatttaatttcaacgttagaaaagatacgttaagtgttaaaaaaaaagaatcctcaATTTATTCGTGTAATTCTAACGTATAACATTACTtatctaacatttgacatctATTTCAAATGTTTGACGTATTTTTCTAGcgtttgacattctttttttccaataattgACATTTGTTTTTCAACTTCAACTTGTACTTTTTACTTTcgacgaatttttttttcaaataatcgGCATTTCctttaaacgtttgacatttttttttaacgtttaccaatttttctaatgtttgacgtaTATCTGTCAAATTGTTGATATATCTTCTCTGACATTTAACGATTCTTTTTGAATATATGACATTTATTTTAGCTATGATTCTTtaatttcaaacgttaaacttttatttttaagcacCTTACGATTGTTTcttaacatttaatattttcttttttctgacttttgattttttttttttttggaaaatttgacCTTTATTTCAAACCTTTGACATTTTGAATTACAATTTGTTTATGACATCAATTTACTTTTTAGCGTTTTTAGATCCAATACTTGATCCTATTTTGTGggggttttttttccaaaattccaTAGGTAAATACGGAAGGCGACACGGATGAAAGAAATTATGTTTTGAgatcttgaatattttttcccgaaaaaaaaacagacattTCTACGAATTCAATTCATTGTTTTGGAAcccaaattgaaaaatccaatatttacgtaagaagaaaaaaatcgctcAAACTGAAACGAATTTGGCAATAAGAATTCAATAAGAAACCATCAAGTGTGACCGAGAAATACTTTCCAATTGGTttccaaaaaaacatttaaaaaccaaaatatttgcTCAGATGCTTCgaagaagattttcattaaattcttttctcgttttttttttacggaaCAAACCCACGCTggagaaggatttttttttgtgagagaaGTTTTGGAAGATTTCCACGGATGAATGACCCACATCCCGGGGAGCCacagaagagcaaaaaaaaaagatttcttgtgAGCAATTAAAAGTAATATTGCTCGTCTGCCCATAAAAAGGGGGGTCCGCCTCAAATGAGGCTCTCTCGCACTGAGTCAGCCCAAGATGTACCCAgtgcaaaaaaagcttttcccgTTAGAGATCACGCGTCGTCAGGAGGATGACGAATTGCTGTGTTCCCCCCATTTGGGGAGCGCTCATTTACATGCCCATTTAGCCACGGTGTGGGTGCCACGAAATGCTCCCAGAGTGCGGAACCTGGGGCGGATGGCCACAGGATGTTgggttggaaaatttccatgacATGGGGGCCCCGTGCGCACGGGACAGCCCCACCCAGCCTTATTTGGCAAtgcagcacacacacacaccgtgGGGCCGCGGATTGTGTGCGGTGCAAGAGACGCATGGGCTGGCGCTGGGGATGGATGGCCAAAAGAGGAAGTGAAACGCGGAATGTGAGGAGGTCGGTCGTGTGGAAAAAACTCACCAGCAGCGTTCGGGGATCTCGCTGAATTGTTAGCAGCGCCATGGTGTCTCACTGTCCGGTTGTCCGGACGCCTTCGTCTCTTATGCAATCCCCCTCAAATACTCTCGCACATCCGTCACGGCTCCAGCTGCATTTTCTTCTACCCAGAGAGGCTAAGGCTAGTCACAAATTCTTGCGCGCTACACCCGCCATTTGCCCCACGTTCAACAAAGAACACCCAATACACTCCCGGAAATGATCCGTCCTGCTATTTTTCACACACCCCCACTGTCCTTTTGCACTCCTATCCACTTTTCCACACGTTTTCACTGCAAATTTTCgcggaaaatgcaaaaaatatgctCCAAAATgcgtggaaaataaaaaacgtCCAGCTGTCAAAAATCCCTTTGACACCACTGTCAGAGGTAAGTGACATTGAGATGTGCCAAGGGGTGATTCACGCGCACCTGTCGTGATTTTCATTAGGGCATTCCGAAAGGTtcgaaaagagattttgtggttttttgcaaaaattttcgtGTTTTCCGCATTATTTTTCGTCCAGAAATGGTTTTTCTTGTTCAGGAAGCCATGATTTATCGATTAGGGCTCAGTACGGAGAGATTTCAGATAATtggatgattaaaaaaaatattcagaaaactTTCGGCgccaaaattcaattcattcagtttttcaggattttcttgcattttcccttagatttttcttttagaaacgTTTATCGCAGTCAAAATGAACCGCTGTTTCTAGTAAGGCTAGAAATAGTAAAAATTCGGAAAggtttcttaagaaaagtcaatcataacgcgtccagttattagagttggtataccacaacgcggatgggtcagtcaatggctcagaacagaaggccgtgacttttggttgacgtcttcgcgaagcaactttttggaagcgacttttttgcgaagacataacctcaaagcaactttttttttatgcaaaaaagtgagaaatacgaggaaaaatgcattgcagtgcccccggagggcttcccgtatgctcttgatgcatttttcaggtgaaaattcgcacaattcttttttttgtcacaaaaatctttcgaggcaacttttttggcacttggaggcaactttttggaagcgacttttttgaggaaacatttttgaggaaactttttggaagcgacttttttgaggaaacatttttgaggaaactttttggaagcgacttttttgaggaaacatatcctcaaagcaacttttttttgtgcaaaaaaaattgaaaaatgtgggaaaaactgcattgcagtgcccccggagGGCTTCCCGTATGCCCCTAAAGTCAATTTCCACCCGAAAATTCGCACAGGAACTTGAAGTTCGTACACTTTTTAatacactttttttctttccggaACGGTATGATGTGTGCCCGGAAAGTACCATAAGGGCCTGGAATTTCAGCAGGATGACTGCCAATTGCaccaggaagtttctaagggatcttaggaacttccttttcatcaCCCGGCTTTTCCTTGTGTTATCTTTGGGCCAAAATCTGAgtgtataaaaatgttttacgaaATTGCAAATATGACTTCCCTCAAGTTCCTGTGCGAATTTTCGGGTGGAAATTGACTTTAGGGGCATACGGGAAGCCctccgggggcactgcaatgcagtttttcccacatttttcaattttttttgcacaaaaaaaagttgctttgaggatatgtttcctcaaaaaagtcgcttccaaaaagtttcctcaaaaatgtttcctcaaaaaagtcgcttccaaaaagtttcctcaaaaatgtttcctcaaaaaagtcgcttccaaaaagtttcctcaaaaatgtttcctcaaaaaagtcgcttccaaaaagtttcctcaaaaaagtcgcttccaaaaagttgcctccaagtgccaaaaaagttgcttcgaaagatttttgtgacaaaaaaaagaattgtgcgaattttcacctgaaaaatgcatcaagagcatacgggaagccctccgggggcactgcaatgcatttttccccgtatttctcacttttttgcacaaaaaaaagttgctttgaggttatgtcttcgcaaaaaagtcgcttccaaaaagttgcttcgcgaagacgtcaaccaaaagaCACGGCCTTCTGTTCTGAGCcaatgcgttgtaatttaatttgtgagtagtattagtaggcaaagtcgattttttgtaaaattaagcaatttgacagattaaaatgcttatatcttaagttctattagacctacagaaatttcttgactagttatggaaagctattgaaataagctataatctgatgtatattgcgatacatttcaaggtcacctccagaacacaaaatggcggatttttgttctaccaaaacagttttttgcactttttgtccacaaggaatggttctagaggtttctgatgtttcggaaagttatagagttttgcaaaacctataatttgataccaaattgagcaaaatcggacagaccgttcaagagatatggctcttagaacttttcaaattcaagaatttttcaaatggctatatcttctaaacggagacatagattttcttcattttcggactgatgatagatattgagtcaggctacaacatatcaaaatttaaaggaaatctataacagatgttcggagatattgccccttaaagttaggcaatttttgttttcgattttagcgcctcttgcggatgtttttgaaacttggaatgttctagactgttgtagggcttctcaatacctttcatttgataccaagatggtcaaaatcggtcaagccgttctcgaattatattgaaaaaacactttttgctttaggccgccatatttgctaaaccgcttgaccgattttcaagtatgatttgttgatgaaaacatctcactgagcactacaacatactaaaatttcagacctctaactataagggaagtggttcacggtatttcaaaatggcggacggcggccattttgaattttgaaaatgtgaaaaaatgaaattttacacccacatttctatagaaaacttcaaaccggaaatctctatctgttaccgttcttaagatataaggcaaagtttgggcgaccggcaggacggccggccggccggatcaaaaattttccaccaccattttcgtaatgtgggaagtctaaaacgtgctcataccaagtttgagcccgatctgaggtggtcggtttttccgatgattacaatacttggtatgccacgattgtggtataccaactaattctgAAAAGTTAACTTTCGGCGCCAAAATTGTTATTCACACCCGTCCGTTTTTGCgcaattttcttaagtttttcgcTAGAATTTTCATCTTAAATCAGTTTTATGGGCTTAAGAAGACCCTCAAGATTGATTAGCTGCAAAAGGAATCAGTAAATTCGcaaaaatcaactaaaaaaccataaaataaCTCAccgaaaaattttaatatcgAATTCAGCAACTTTTTACAAGaattccgaaaaaaaaatttgtccgGAAAATCGTCAAAATCGCGGGAATCAGgaaatcatgcaaaaaaaaacaaaatatttgatgCCCATCAAAATTGTAATTTCAAAAATGCTGTAAAATACGGAAATTGTGTGCAAAATCTCTCACGGGTGGGGATTTGTCGTCCGGAAGTGCATCCTACGTCAACAAATCCCCACCCATTAGCCAATCCTTTCGTCAAAATCATCGGGAGGCAATGAAGCACTGGACGGCGATAGAGTCCACCCGCTTACTCCATCGCTGATCCGGCTAAAGGGTCTTCGGCCGCGTCTCCAGACGCCGAGGGAGCACCTCCAGCATCAGTTCCTGCCTCACTAGCTTGAGCTTCCCTCGCCGAGGGTCCAGCCTGTGCAATTGCAGCCAAGTACGTCTTATTCTCTTCCTCGGAGAGAATCTGGAAGGGAGTCCCCTTGCCCACGATTGCAATGGAGACATTCTTCTCCGTGAGATTTAGTTCATTCGGCAGTGTATCCCGGAGGGCGAGCAGCCCGTGCTCAATGAGTTTCTTGAGATCACACGTTGGGAAACTATTGAGGTGCTTTCCCAAGTACGTACGGGCACTCTGGGAGCGAGAACCAATTGACATGGCTTTGCAATTGAAGTAATTTGCACTGGGGCACACCTGGAAGACATGTGGGCCCAAATCCTGCAACAAACAAACCTCTTTAAGTGAGAAGATTCAAAGAGAAGATGCCAAAGAAACTCACATCGTAGCCGGCAACAAGGAGACCAACTCCGTATGGGCGTCGATCGTAGCGCTGTGTGCAAACTTGCATCTTATTCCCCAAGTTTGTGATCAGACGACCAACTGGGTAATTAGCATCGTAGGAGTACTTGTAATTGAGGCACTCCTGACGCATGTACCGGCTGGAAAGAATCAAAACTCCCTGAAAACTCTTCCCGGAAACCCTTCTAACAGCAATTTACCTCAAAATCCTTGCGTCGGCTGTAATTCCTGAGATGGAGATACCCAAATGATCATCAAtgggaataattttcttctgatACGACGCCAATTCGGATGATGCTCTCTTCAGGGCAATGAGAATTGCATGATCCTTATTCTTCAGACCCACCGTGGCCGTTCCCAGTTTTACGGCCTCCATGGCATATTCCACCTGATGGAGTCGCCCCTGGGGACTCCAAACAGTCACATCACTGTCGTACTGATTGCGAAACTGCGGAAAATCGGGtgaaaatgaacatttttgcAAGGAAATGCCGAGTCACACGCAATTGTGAGGTTAGGTTTTTCAcaaatgtttgattttctcaaataatttgaaatttctcgGGGAGATTTGAACGAATTTTcataaagtaaagaaaattgagcattttttaaggagttttcactaaatatttaccatttttaatgaattttcaccgcttttcttttcttgctttGTAATCACAACACCAAACCACGCTGAAGTGAATACAAACAACTTTCAAttgacaaaattttcaaaattaaataccgTGTAATAAATTGTAGCTGCtgtgtaaaataataatacatagaagtaaaaaattaattttcccggaaaaaactcatttttggggctCGGGCATACTCTGGAAATGCTCTGGAGGGCTCCGAGGAGCTTCGGTAAAAATTTGGGTGAGTAATTCGCCGGATTAAAAAGTCCATTTTATACGACTTTTTTCCGCGCgaattttgagtgttttgaaCTGCCAACGTCAATCGACGCGGTATCACTTCCTAGTCACAAGAAAGCTAATTTCCCGTGAAAactcggcggaaaacgcgaaaaaagtgcaaaaaatctTCCGTGGGAGTGAAACAGTATAAGCGACgtcatccatctcattttctcttcaacaaactGTCAAATTGTGTGTTGTTACTTCAGTGTAGTTGGCACGGAGTTTGCAAAAACGCAAAGAAACCAAAATAATctgtgaattatttattaaattgtgattttccgtGACGATTAGACGAGGAAAATGTCCACAATCGACACTGATGGCAGATCTGAACGATGGAATAGGGTAAGAGTACTGTGACTATGCGAAATATGTGTTAAAATGCTGTGTTGGCATTTTGCGCAATATTCTCTTGAATGGCTTCTCTTTTGTCGTCTGGACTTGTCTGGAGCGCCCCATTCCGCCCAATTAATGGGGCATTTCTCACTCTTTTTGCTACTGCTGAGACGTTCTTCCCCGATTAGTCATGGACTTATGCTTTTGCGGAGTCGCCCAAAAATCACTCACAAAGACCTTATCAGCTGTTTTCCTGCAACAAATTGGGGATCAGTAACTCTTGCCTGATAATGTGGCTTTATCAATCCACACTGCCCACCTTATCGTGCCTCTTGATTTTAGTTCCTTCTCACTCCCTATACCATCAAGTTCAAGTTATTACCTGAaacgaaggaaaatttctctgggaaaatctcaattttcttatcgCAATTCCCTGCTGTGAGCAAATTCCTGAGTTTTGCGCGGGTGAACAAACCCTTGCGAATGTTTAACTAACAAACAGGTTAAAATTGGATTTAATTTGGTTgcgaaaaatcataaaaaattatcattttgcaCCAATTCAAGTGACTACAGTGTGGTGCGAAAATGTCAAGAGATTGCAAAGTTTCCTTTCATATTGCAAACTACAGGGTGTGTCATTTTAAGGGTCATTTATTCATAggttcataaaagaaaaattaatagcaGCGGTGGCTTCTTTTCCCATACCCATCAATTACAGAGAGCGATTATCACGACTAAATGACGGGGACTTTGCGAAAGCCACCTGATTGATTTCTGTCGCTCATGTATTTTTCAGGCAGTTCTGGGTCCCCTATCGAGTGATTTTCTGCGCATCACAACACCACGAGATATCCAAGAGCAGGCTGACCGTCAGGCAGCCCTGGCGCTGTATCAGCAGCAGACGGCCCTCTCGCCGTACATGCCAGCCAACATTGTGGGCCGCCTGAGTATTACTGTGGCTCAGGCGAAGCTCGTGAAGAACTACGGGATGACACGGATGGATCCCTACGTCCGGATCCGCGTGGGGCATTTTGTCTACGAAACACAAACTGATCCGAATGGTGGGAAGAATCCCCGTTGGAATCGTGTTGTTCACAGTCAACTCCCAGCTGGGGTGGCATCAATCTCCCTGGAGATCTACGATGAGTGTAGCTTCACGATGGACGAGCTGATTGCGTGGACGGAGATTAAACTCCCCGAGGCTGTACTCCGTGGGGACACACACGAGGATTGGTACCCATTGAGTGGGAAGCAGGGTGATGGAGTTGAGGGCATGATTGATCTCGTGCTAAGCTTCCAGCCTGCATCGGCTCACACACCCACGACTTACATGTACCAACCCGTAGCTCCTGTTGTTATGGTACCCAGTGTAACTGGACGTCCTATGCCTGTATTTGTTCACCCGCAGCAGCCACAGGTAGATACAATTTCCCCCCTCCCCAAAAAACCCCTCCTGATTCGATGAGATTCAAATCTATCCCCTCTGGCAGGTTGTCAACTCTCACTACCCGCATCAGCAGCAACCACCACCTCAGCAACCCTGCGTCGCTGCACCACCCCTCACGGAAGAGGATCTCAAACAGATCCAAGAAATGTTCCCAAATACAGATCGCGAGGTCATTAAATCCGTATGGGAGGCGAATCGTGGGAACAAAGATCGCACCATAAATTCCCTCCTACAAATGACTGACCAGTGAAGGCAAACGGAGGACCCCCCTACGTAGATAGTATTCCACACAGAACCCCCTACTAAATGAGAAGAATGACAAATTGGCTTCACACGCTTCCTTCATCCATTGGACGCCAACACACCCCCTCACTTTCCACTgtttcacttaaaaattctaattaaaaaaacaattcttaaaAGCTATTGATTGCAGCAAGAGATCAGCGCATGGAatcaataataatatttatggaGGAAggggagagaagaaaatttactaactgtgaagaataaaacattttgtgtCATATTAACCATGATTTGGGAAGCTTTATTGAGAGAACCCCCCGGATTTAGTGAGTCATGAGAATACAAATCTCGTGCCTCATGTGGATGAATCATTgccaaaatgtatttttaattttaattttcgtgCATAATAAAATTGCTCAGTTTGCTATTtagcttttgcaaaaaatatttctctttttcaaaataatatttaactgaaaacactaaaaataaagaaattatgcGGAAACTAAACGAAACTACTAGTGTGAAGAAGGActtaataaatagaaaaagaaaatgaattcctTCAGTGTGTACcgatttgaaaactttttgcaagaagttaagaaattcataaaaatgcGGGACACATTTTGTCACAATTGTATAGGCGCTTGGCAAAAGAACATCATGTGTCTAAATTGTCCATAAAGACTGGAACGGAAATTAGCAACTGGAAAAAGCAAATTTACGGCTATGGTTTCCTTTTTAAGTCAGTAGCCTTTGATAAGTTCACTTTCCATGTAAACGACTGATAAATGctttatggtgctatgcaggaaaagaatgtcaagagaaaatgatcatgacattttttcctgacatttttttgtcattccctctcactcccactaatgtatttttgtatctttcgtctttctctgacgcatgcttccgacattttcatcattcttttctgtgcactcaacatgtttttcatttcgtattattttctcaatatttggggatatttttccgtgaaaaagtgaaaatgggctttgctgaagtgttctcagtgccaggaaagccgtgaaaagtggaaatttatggtcatttagcggccaaatatgtgaaaaggcgcaaagtgaaaaatcaaaacattctttccctgaccaatttttacgggatatttttctgtattttcacgacacaaatcacctcctgcaggttttttggactttcccgcaggtcatctgcaacacggaaggtctgtgtggggggcaggaaaatgcttcctgggtggtggaatcc harbors:
- the LOC129790358 gene encoding proteasome subunit alpha type-1-like — protein: MFRNQYDSDVTVWSPQGRLHQVEYAMEAVKLGTATVGLKNKDHAILIALKRASSELASYQKKIIPIDDHLGISISGITADARILSRYMRQECLNYKYSYDANYPVGRLITNLGNKMQVCTQRYDRRPYGVGLLVAGYDDLGPHVFQVCPSANYFNCKAMSIGSRSQSARTYLGKHLNSFPTCDLKKLIEHGLLALRDTLPNELNLTEKNVSIAIVGKGTPFQILSEEENKTYLAAIAQAGPSAREAQASEAGTDAGGAPSASGDAAEDPLAGSAME
- the LOC129790354 gene encoding toll-interacting protein-like isoform X1; protein product: MSTIDTDGRSERWNRAVLGPLSSDFLRITTPRDIQEQADRQAALALYQQQTALSPYMPANIVGRLSITVAQAKLVKNYGMTRMDPYVRIRVGHFVYETQTDPNGGKNPRWNRVVHSQLPAGVASISLEIYDECSFTMDELIAWTEIKLPEAVLRGDTHEDWYPLSGKQGDGVEGMIDLVLSFQPASAHTPTTYMYQPVAPVVMVPSVTGRPMPVFVHPQQPQVVNSHYPHQQQPPPQQPCVAAPPLTEEDLKQIQEMFPNTDREVIKSVWEANRGNKDRTINSLLQMTDQ
- the LOC129790354 gene encoding toll-interacting protein-like isoform X2; the encoded protein is MPANIVGRLSITVAQAKLVKNYGMTRMDPYVRIRVGHFVYETQTDPNGGKNPRWNRVVHSQLPAGVASISLEIYDECSFTMDELIAWTEIKLPEAVLRGDTHEDWYPLSGKQGDGVEGMIDLVLSFQPASAHTPTTYMYQPVAPVVMVPSVTGRPMPVFVHPQQPQVVNSHYPHQQQPPPQQPCVAAPPLTEEDLKQIQEMFPNTDREVIKSVWEANRGNKDRTINSLLQMTDQ